Proteins found in one Enterococcus sp. 9D6_DIV0238 genomic segment:
- a CDS encoding glycosyltransferase family 2 protein — MSLKKKGATMFTLPNYLFLPLKWVCLVLVFIVFMNLIYFTCLSFFGLKKPKRDYPIVPDQKKFVFVVPAHNEEAVIAQTIESMLQQNYAKELFDIVIIADNCTDQTADIVKAYGNVGLLENQSAVDEPRGKPHAIAKYIETGHWRKYDHMAFIDADNIVSRNFLREMNSQLTAHPEFSVIQGYLGIKNVATSLTASGYAAVYFITNRAVQYANYRLGWNAAIGGTGFVLDTGYLAERGWNPRSYTEDFELQVELSMAGRRSGWNHFAVVYDEKPNSFKASHTQRTRWAQGHWFVAFSTTLKQLGTIVKPASLTELLSKIETLFYSYSMVRPVAFLFIGLAVCIDHRLIGYLPHLLSLLYFWLTIECFNFLIIPCTYFFQEAKPYFKQKKTLLAKCQLLFRLVVGFIWNSVTYMLAQVVGFCTWFRPQNNWKKTVHTMNVDESLEKEW; from the coding sequence ATGAGTTTAAAAAAGAAAGGAGCAACCATGTTTACTTTACCCAATTACTTATTTTTACCATTAAAATGGGTATGCCTCGTTCTAGTGTTCATTGTTTTTATGAACTTGATTTACTTTACCTGTTTGTCCTTTTTTGGTCTAAAAAAACCTAAAAGAGATTATCCGATCGTACCAGATCAGAAAAAATTTGTTTTTGTTGTTCCGGCCCATAATGAAGAAGCTGTGATCGCTCAAACGATCGAAAGTATGCTGCAGCAAAATTACGCCAAAGAACTATTTGATATTGTGATCATCGCTGACAATTGTACAGATCAAACGGCGGATATCGTCAAAGCTTACGGCAATGTAGGACTTCTCGAAAATCAATCCGCAGTAGATGAGCCGAGAGGGAAGCCGCATGCAATTGCAAAATACATTGAGACAGGTCATTGGAGAAAGTATGATCATATGGCTTTCATCGATGCAGACAATATTGTCAGTAGAAATTTTTTAAGAGAAATGAACAGCCAATTAACAGCACATCCAGAGTTTTCCGTGATCCAAGGATATCTTGGCATCAAAAATGTAGCCACTTCATTGACCGCATCGGGCTATGCTGCTGTTTACTTTATAACCAATCGAGCAGTGCAGTATGCGAATTATCGTTTAGGCTGGAATGCAGCGATCGGTGGGACTGGTTTTGTTTTGGACACAGGCTATCTAGCAGAAAGAGGCTGGAATCCTCGAAGTTATACAGAAGATTTTGAATTACAGGTAGAATTGTCGATGGCTGGCAGACGCAGCGGTTGGAATCATTTTGCCGTTGTTTATGATGAAAAACCTAATTCGTTTAAGGCGAGCCACACTCAGCGTACACGTTGGGCGCAAGGTCATTGGTTTGTTGCTTTTTCGACAACACTGAAGCAACTTGGAACGATCGTAAAACCGGCTTCTCTGACAGAGTTATTGAGCAAAATAGAAACACTGTTTTATTCATATTCCATGGTTCGACCAGTTGCCTTCTTATTTATAGGATTAGCAGTGTGTATCGATCACCGTTTGATCGGCTATCTTCCCCATTTATTATCGCTGCTTTATTTTTGGTTGACGATCGAATGTTTTAATTTTTTGATCATTCCATGTACCTATTTTTTTCAAGAAGCTAAACCTTATTTCAAACAGAAAAAGACGTTACTGGCTAAATGTCAGCTTCTTTTCAGATTAGTTGTCGGTTTCATTTGGAATTCTGTAACCTATATGCTTGCACAAGTTGTCGGCTTTTGTACATGGTTCAGACCACAGAATAATTGGAAAAAAACAGTGCACACAATGAATGTAGATGAGTCATTAGAAAAGGAGTGGTAA
- a CDS encoding helix-turn-helix domain-containing protein — protein MNHSPIFDNGTRIKLELLTIIGNASTWFSSENLSMMISIEKKTILKYCKELDSDAISFNDGITIHINKSKGIFLEKKDELSLVKFKLFIIENTLAVKLMKRLFFNQPCSLAQLEQELFISESTIRRKIRTFKSIVAEHDISIAYKNNNYVLTGDEAQIRMYSLMAFWITYKGNTWPFPTIDEKKIVKTIDAFLTHHGISGASINETDKRLLTYIFTITIIRYHLGNSITWQKSWDPYIPTNAPFDSGKVLQDYFLPKDELNFFYLILQTFVKTYDFNEVSSQIIAAHQNNQTQAFLATELFFSRVQEYFGFTLDERTKQKTYGFLLSSHLFADIFKSFKLGISGVDINQEAKESFPTLSKKLYAFIDELAKTTDLSLFQEKDTLHMRYILLFSTFGSLTVFEPVIRIYFESDLPDFSEKIIKDTISNMFTNWYNISFNTQSDQPSDLVIITSSMPRIQNIDLAEKEVLYIDSTLSVDDFFTLNQVLKKLRIKKSLTK, from the coding sequence TTGAATCATTCACCTATTTTTGATAACGGAACACGAATCAAACTGGAACTTTTAACAATTATCGGTAACGCCTCGACCTGGTTTAGTTCGGAAAATCTCTCTATGATGATTTCGATCGAAAAAAAGACCATTTTAAAATATTGTAAAGAACTTGATTCAGATGCAATCAGCTTTAATGACGGCATCACTATCCATATCAATAAAAGCAAAGGCATTTTTTTGGAAAAGAAAGATGAACTTTCTTTAGTGAAATTCAAATTATTTATTATAGAAAACACTTTGGCGGTCAAATTGATGAAACGCCTATTTTTTAATCAGCCTTGTAGTTTGGCCCAATTAGAACAAGAGCTTTTTATTAGCGAATCAACGATCCGCAGAAAAATTCGAACCTTTAAATCTATTGTCGCTGAGCATGATATTTCGATTGCCTATAAGAATAATAACTATGTACTAACAGGTGATGAAGCTCAAATACGGATGTATTCACTGATGGCTTTTTGGATCACGTACAAAGGAAATACTTGGCCATTTCCAACTATTGATGAAAAGAAGATCGTAAAAACGATCGATGCATTTTTGACGCATCACGGAATAAGCGGAGCTTCGATCAATGAAACAGATAAACGACTGCTGACCTATATTTTTACGATCACAATCATCCGTTATCACTTGGGAAACTCGATAACTTGGCAAAAAAGTTGGGATCCTTATATTCCAACGAATGCTCCTTTTGATTCAGGAAAAGTTCTACAAGATTATTTTTTGCCGAAGGATGAGCTCAATTTCTTTTATTTGATTCTTCAAACTTTCGTGAAAACCTACGATTTCAATGAGGTCAGTTCACAAATCATTGCCGCACACCAAAACAATCAGACTCAAGCATTTCTAGCTACAGAGCTTTTTTTCTCTAGAGTGCAAGAATACTTTGGTTTCACACTAGATGAACGTACAAAACAAAAAACATATGGCTTTCTTTTATCCAGTCATCTATTTGCAGACATATTCAAGAGTTTCAAACTAGGGATCAGCGGTGTCGATATCAATCAGGAGGCCAAAGAAAGCTTCCCAACACTTTCCAAAAAGCTTTATGCATTCATTGATGAGCTGGCTAAAACAACTGACCTGTCCTTGTTTCAGGAAAAAGATACATTGCATATGCGGTATATACTACTCTTTTCAACCTTTGGATCTTTGACTGTTTTTGAGCCTGTGATTCGTATTTACTTCGAAAGTGATCTACCTGATTTTTCAGAAAAGATCATAAAGGATACGATCAGTAACATGTTTACGAATTGGTATAATATTTCATTTAATACACAAAGTGATCAACCAAGTGATTTAGTTATTATTACCAGCTCGATGCCAAGGATTCAAAATATCGACTTAGCGGAAAAAGAAGTGCTCTATATTGATTCGACCCTTTCTGTTGACGATTTTTTCACGCTAAATCAAGTACTAAAAAAATTACGGATAAAAAAATCCCTTACGAAGTAA
- a CDS encoding NADH-dependent flavin oxidoreductase yields the protein MNHLDEKLTFKRGLTLKNRIVIAPMTTKMSFFDGVVTNDEIDYYALRSGEAGAFITAAANVHEGGKGWDGELGVYDDRFIPGLSKLAAAIKKNGTKAILQIFHGGRMTDSKVLQGVQPVAPSAIPAERPNAETPRALEEAEIYDILEGFKKATERAIKAGFDGVEIHGANTYLIQQFFSPHSNRRTDDWGGSLEKRFKFINELVDGVTSVVDRSGVKDFIVGYRFSPEEYEEPGIRLSDTLYLVDRLADKPLDYLHMSSNDYKKVSVSEEFKEKTILTYIKERVGDRVPLIVAGDIRTRKDVETVLETTDLVAVGRAILIDPHWTQKILDDKESLIRTELFHYDREELRISNGVWGFLQMMMPERLK from the coding sequence ATGAATCATTTAGACGAAAAATTAACATTTAAACGAGGATTAACTTTAAAAAATAGAATCGTTATCGCCCCTATGACAACGAAAATGTCTTTTTTCGATGGAGTCGTTACAAATGATGAAATCGACTATTATGCATTACGTTCGGGTGAAGCCGGTGCGTTTATAACAGCGGCAGCTAATGTTCATGAAGGTGGTAAAGGCTGGGATGGTGAATTAGGTGTATATGATGATCGCTTTATTCCTGGTTTATCAAAATTAGCGGCAGCAATCAAAAAGAATGGAACCAAAGCTATTTTACAAATTTTTCACGGCGGTCGCATGACCGATTCTAAAGTACTACAAGGTGTTCAACCGGTGGCGCCAAGTGCAATCCCAGCAGAAAGACCAAATGCTGAAACACCAAGAGCTTTGGAAGAAGCGGAAATCTATGACATTTTAGAAGGATTTAAAAAAGCAACTGAGCGGGCTATCAAAGCAGGCTTTGATGGCGTGGAGATCCATGGAGCGAATACCTATTTGATTCAACAATTCTTTTCTCCTCATTCTAATCGACGGACAGATGATTGGGGCGGTTCATTAGAAAAACGGTTCAAATTTATCAATGAATTAGTAGATGGTGTGACTTCTGTTGTGGATCGATCAGGTGTCAAGGACTTTATTGTCGGCTATCGTTTTTCACCGGAAGAATATGAAGAGCCTGGCATTCGTTTAAGTGATACACTTTATTTAGTCGATCGATTAGCTGATAAACCGCTAGATTATTTACATATGTCAAGCAATGATTATAAAAAAGTTTCTGTTAGTGAAGAGTTCAAGGAAAAGACGATTCTGACTTATATCAAAGAAAGAGTCGGAGACCGAGTACCATTGATCGTAGCAGGTGATATTCGGACAAGAAAAGATGTTGAAACGGTATTAGAAACAACAGACTTAGTTGCTGTTGGTCGTGCTATTTTGATCGATCCGCATTGGACGCAAAAAATATTGGACGACAAAGAATCATTGATTCGAACAGAATTATTTCACTATGATCGAGAAGAATTAAGAATCAGCAATGGTGTCTGGGGCTTTTTACAAATGATGATGCCAGAACGATTGAAATAA
- a CDS encoding MarR family winged helix-turn-helix transcriptional regulator, whose product METSLISQWLDEREKQSIAEKQLEELLKRTNHLTLSEYYALYQLNRHGSRMRQNDLGNYLCLSQSALSRLIDRLEQKEPQLIGKKTCTDDKRGVYIGITTAGKKLLTSIEKDVDVILKEYFS is encoded by the coding sequence ATGGAAACATCATTGATTTCTCAATGGCTGGATGAACGTGAGAAACAGTCTATAGCTGAAAAGCAGTTAGAGGAATTGTTAAAAAGGACCAACCATCTAACGCTTAGTGAATATTACGCGTTATATCAGCTAAATCGACATGGTAGTCGTATGCGCCAAAATGATTTAGGGAATTATTTATGTTTAAGTCAAAGTGCCTTGTCTCGTCTGATCGATCGGCTGGAGCAAAAAGAACCACAATTGATTGGAAAAAAGACCTGTACAGATGATAAACGTGGGGTATACATAGGAATAACAACTGCTGGGAAAAAACTTCTAACGTCGATCGAAAAGGATGTAGATGTTATTTTGAAGGAGTATTTCAGTTAG
- a CDS encoding NCS2 family permease, whose product MKEKIVSYFEIEKLNTSVKREVLAGFTTFISMAYILFVNPTVLGASGMDEGAVFTATALASALGCILMGIVARYPIATAPALGINAFFSYSVCVGMGIPWETALAGVFVASLIFILITVFKLRELIIDAIPADLKHAISGGIGLFIAFLGLSEGGIIVSNESTLVALGPLNIGTTWLTIFGLVVTAVLLVRRVPGGIFIGMAATTILGLITGLIQMPDKLVSGAPSLKPTFLVALKHVGDINSIQLWVVVLTFLLVTFFDTAGTLVGLANQAGFMKDNKMPRVGKALAADSTAMLAGSLLGTSPVGAYVESSAGIAVGGRSGLTAVTTGLLFIVGLFFSPLLSVVTSQVTAPALIVVGVLMAQSLSQIKWKEMEIAIPSFLILLGMPLTYSISDGIALGFIFYPITMIAAKRGKEVSPIMYALFFVFIGFMWILNVK is encoded by the coding sequence ATGAAAGAGAAAATTGTTTCCTATTTTGAGATTGAAAAATTAAATACAAGTGTTAAGCGTGAAGTATTGGCTGGATTTACGACATTTATTTCAATGGCTTATATCTTGTTTGTCAATCCGACCGTTTTAGGCGCTTCTGGTATGGATGAAGGAGCAGTATTTACTGCAACAGCTTTAGCTAGTGCTTTGGGGTGTATCTTGATGGGGATAGTAGCACGTTATCCAATAGCAACAGCTCCAGCACTTGGGATCAATGCGTTCTTTTCTTATTCTGTTTGTGTAGGAATGGGGATTCCTTGGGAAACAGCTTTAGCTGGTGTTTTTGTGGCATCACTGATTTTTATTTTGATTACAGTATTTAAATTACGTGAGCTGATCATTGATGCGATACCAGCAGATTTAAAACATGCCATTTCTGGTGGTATCGGCTTATTCATTGCGTTTCTTGGACTAAGTGAAGGCGGGATCATCGTGTCGAACGAATCGACGCTTGTTGCGTTAGGACCATTGAATATAGGAACGACTTGGCTGACGATTTTTGGTTTGGTTGTAACGGCGGTATTATTAGTTCGCCGTGTACCTGGCGGTATTTTTATCGGAATGGCAGCAACAACGATTTTAGGACTAATAACAGGTTTGATCCAAATGCCTGATAAACTGGTTTCAGGCGCACCTAGCTTAAAACCAACATTTTTAGTAGCTTTAAAGCATGTAGGTGATATTAATTCGATTCAATTGTGGGTCGTTGTTTTGACGTTTTTACTGGTTACTTTTTTTGATACAGCAGGTACACTTGTTGGATTGGCTAATCAGGCTGGTTTTATGAAAGACAACAAAATGCCTAGAGTAGGGAAAGCCTTAGCTGCAGATTCTACTGCGATGCTGGCAGGTTCGCTTTTGGGGACTTCTCCAGTAGGTGCTTATGTTGAGTCCTCTGCTGGTATTGCTGTAGGCGGACGTTCAGGACTGACAGCCGTAACAACAGGGTTATTATTTATCGTGGGGTTATTTTTCTCACCATTGCTTTCAGTCGTGACCTCACAAGTAACTGCTCCAGCGCTGATCGTAGTGGGGGTTTTGATGGCTCAATCACTAAGTCAAATCAAATGGAAAGAAATGGAAATAGCGATTCCTTCCTTCTTGATCTTGTTGGGAATGCCCCTGACTTATAGCATTTCAGACGGGATCGCATTAGGGTTCATTTTTTACCCGATCACAATGATCGCTGCAAAACGCGGGAAAGAAGTTTCTCCGATCATGTATGCGTTGTTCTTTGTTTTTATTGGGTTTATGTGGATTTTGAATGTGAAATAA
- a CDS encoding DUF998 domain-containing protein, producing MSLLKKYGWYFLLLGVISDFLTPYILGLFYPKMNQLTMVISVFGDVNSPVRQAFLVWSVISGMFFVLALPAIYQRFSEISQPLALIVTGAVGFYGVGDCIFTGLFSIDTEKSAWTFSTWVHNIGSGLGYAGFLLFPLFLILAYRKQGNKKLVHYYSFLLGLSLLSAGIYGLARIPAINELPLLNKIGLCQRISFIFNYLPLAILSIQQIRDTKEKGE from the coding sequence ATGAGTCTTTTAAAAAAATATGGCTGGTATTTTCTGCTATTGGGCGTGATCAGTGATTTCTTAACACCCTATATTTTAGGTTTATTTTATCCAAAAATGAATCAGCTAACGATGGTGATCAGTGTTTTTGGCGATGTGAACAGTCCAGTTCGCCAAGCGTTTTTAGTTTGGTCAGTGATTTCCGGGATGTTTTTTGTTTTGGCATTGCCGGCAATCTATCAGAGATTTTCTGAGATCTCTCAGCCATTAGCACTTATAGTGACTGGTGCAGTAGGATTTTATGGAGTAGGCGATTGTATTTTTACTGGGTTGTTTAGTATAGATACGGAAAAAAGCGCTTGGACGTTTTCAACGTGGGTTCATAATATAGGTTCTGGGTTGGGGTATGCTGGGTTCTTATTGTTTCCTCTTTTTTTGATTCTTGCTTATAGAAAGCAAGGCAACAAAAAGCTTGTTCATTATTATTCATTTTTACTTGGACTCAGTTTACTCAGTGCAGGGATTTATGGCCTTGCACGAATACCTGCTATCAATGAATTACCATTGTTGAATAAAATTGGTCTGTGCCAGCGAATTAGTTTCATTTTCAATTATCTACCATTAGCTATTTTGTCTATTCAGCAAATAAGAGACACTAAAGAAAAAGGAGAGTAA
- a CDS encoding DUF4767 domain-containing protein has protein sequence MKKIALGVVLLLLVTGCSGGNESSKGKTNETMSSMKASAYDSALAKGKEALIEKDMSKAQASFQLALEYKKEKEAQALLKQVILYKEATESKEKKEYAASLEKLAELSEIKGGSTLFKSYIQEMIKELAKENTYPIEYKKKEETKETTEKVQESSSIEETPKVEANSEPNIPWNQEKRTELVQFMAGWGQSMDQSYIEYSPNMQVNWYGINFPSTFANNNIAVNGSRAAVQWSDSGLTDNVYNVVAIYSDMGTTGATMNNHLYLFTIFNGQPIVLITQQNQGNAENLVYFTTTQNADLNSGFAQIVGG, from the coding sequence ATGAAAAAGATTGCTTTGGGCGTTGTACTGCTGTTATTGGTTACGGGCTGTTCCGGCGGTAATGAGTCAAGTAAAGGAAAAACAAACGAAACAATGAGCAGTATGAAAGCGTCGGCCTACGATTCAGCACTTGCGAAAGGAAAAGAAGCCTTGATCGAAAAGGATATGTCCAAGGCACAAGCATCATTTCAATTAGCGCTGGAGTATAAAAAGGAGAAAGAAGCACAAGCCTTACTGAAACAGGTGATTCTCTATAAAGAAGCAACTGAATCAAAAGAGAAAAAAGAATACGCAGCATCCTTAGAAAAATTAGCAGAGTTAAGTGAGATAAAAGGCGGATCAACGCTGTTCAAATCTTATATTCAGGAAATGATCAAAGAACTAGCTAAAGAAAATACTTACCCGATCGAATACAAGAAAAAAGAAGAAACAAAAGAAACAACTGAAAAAGTACAGGAGTCATCAAGTATAGAAGAAACACCGAAAGTAGAGGCAAATTCTGAACCCAATATACCTTGGAATCAAGAGAAGCGGACAGAACTAGTGCAGTTCATGGCTGGTTGGGGTCAAAGTATGGATCAGTCTTATATAGAATATTCACCTAATATGCAGGTAAATTGGTATGGAATCAATTTTCCAAGTACATTTGCCAACAACAATATTGCTGTCAACGGCAGTCGAGCAGCTGTTCAATGGTCGGATAGCGGTCTCACAGATAATGTATACAATGTTGTAGCGATATACTCAGATATGGGAACGACAGGAGCGACGATGAATAACCATCTGTATCTCTTTACGATTTTCAACGGTCAGCCAATAGTCTTGATTACACAACAAAATCAAGGGAATGCTGAGAATCTAGTTTATTTTACCACGACCCAAAACGCAGACTTGAATAGTGGGTTTGCTCAGATCGTCGGTGGATGA
- a CDS encoding bifunctional 4-hydroxy-2-oxoglutarate aldolase/2-dehydro-3-deoxy-phosphogluconate aldolase, translating to MDKSITQEVYQQLAKTKLLPLYTATDSRYLTKLEEILLQNDIRLIEVTFRSQLASEAIQTLAASGKLIVGAGTVRTLEQAKIAVASGAKFIVSPAIVPEVIEYCLQEDIPVFPGTATPGDIQKASEYGLKTVKFFPADVYGGLHAIKALSGPFYDMTFLPTGGIDKHNVLEYIANEHIVAVGGSFIISEQCIKQDDGVTANNELKALVQKIAATKK from the coding sequence GTGGATAAAAGCATAACACAAGAGGTGTATCAACAATTAGCGAAAACGAAACTGCTGCCGCTGTATACGGCAACAGACAGTCGTTATTTGACAAAACTGGAAGAGATTTTACTTCAAAATGATATTCGTCTGATTGAAGTTACGTTTCGAAGTCAGCTGGCATCAGAAGCAATCCAAACTTTAGCAGCATCTGGAAAGTTGATTGTGGGAGCGGGAACCGTTCGAACGCTCGAGCAAGCCAAAATAGCAGTTGCAAGTGGAGCAAAGTTCATTGTTTCACCCGCTATCGTTCCAGAGGTGATCGAGTATTGTTTACAAGAAGACATTCCCGTATTTCCGGGAACGGCTACTCCAGGAGATATTCAAAAAGCCTCAGAGTATGGTCTTAAGACCGTTAAATTTTTCCCAGCGGATGTTTATGGCGGTCTTCATGCGATCAAGGCGTTGAGTGGTCCGTTTTATGATATGACCTTTTTACCAACCGGCGGTATCGACAAGCACAATGTTCTTGAATACATTGCAAATGAGCATATCGTGGCTGTGGGTGGTTCATTTATTATCTCTGAACAATGCATAAAACAAGATGATGGTGTGACAGCGAATAATGAACTAAAGGCTCTAGTACAGAAAATAGCTGCAACTAAAAAATAA
- the uxuA gene encoding mannonate dehydratase, producing MKWGFRWYGEKKDTIPLQHVTQIPGINGIVGTLLNKLPGDVWAVDEIQELKNSVETGGLELLGIESVAIHDSIKAGTADRDQYIENYIETIRNLSKCGIKMVCYSFKPIFGWAKTSLAYENSDGSFSLVYDQAVVDGMEPSEMYKLIHSQSKGFSLPGWEEERLKKFDGLVKIYEGVTEEDLFENLKYFLLKVIPVCEEADVRLAIHPDDPPWEIFGFPRITKNLSDLKRIMDIIDSPYNGVTFCTGSLGADPNNDLVEMIHQVGHRINFVHFRNVGFMGEKKFKETAHLSTEGSLDMYAIMKALVEVGFDGVIRPDHGRTIWGEIAMPGYGLYDRALGISYLQGLHEAIIKNERN from the coding sequence ATGAAGTGGGGATTTAGATGGTATGGTGAAAAAAAAGACACGATACCACTGCAGCATGTGACGCAAATTCCAGGAATCAACGGAATTGTAGGGACACTGTTAAATAAACTGCCGGGAGATGTGTGGGCGGTCGATGAGATTCAGGAGTTGAAAAATTCTGTAGAAACAGGCGGATTAGAGTTACTAGGCATCGAAAGTGTTGCGATCCATGATTCGATCAAGGCTGGCACGGCTGATCGAGATCAGTATATCGAAAATTATATCGAGACGATTCGTAATCTTTCTAAATGCGGCATAAAAATGGTTTGCTACAGTTTTAAACCGATTTTTGGCTGGGCAAAAACCTCTTTAGCCTATGAAAATAGCGATGGTAGTTTTTCTCTTGTTTATGATCAGGCTGTGGTCGATGGAATGGAGCCAAGTGAGATGTATAAGCTCATCCATAGCCAGTCAAAGGGCTTTAGTTTACCTGGCTGGGAAGAAGAACGGCTAAAGAAATTTGATGGACTGGTCAAAATTTATGAGGGTGTGACAGAAGAAGATTTATTTGAAAATCTAAAATACTTCCTGTTGAAAGTGATCCCTGTTTGTGAAGAGGCAGATGTCAGGTTAGCGATTCATCCGGACGATCCACCTTGGGAGATTTTCGGGTTTCCGCGTATTACCAAGAATTTATCAGATCTAAAAAGAATTATGGATATCATAGATTCTCCGTACAATGGAGTCACGTTTTGCACGGGTTCTTTAGGCGCGGATCCAAACAATGATTTGGTTGAGATGATCCATCAAGTTGGGCATCGAATCAATTTTGTTCATTTTCGTAATGTTGGCTTTATGGGTGAAAAGAAATTCAAAGAAACCGCACATTTAAGTACAGAAGGCTCGCTGGATATGTATGCAATCATGAAGGCACTAGTAGAGGTTGGTTTTGATGGTGTCATTCGGCCGGATCATGGACGAACCATATGGGGTGAAATTGCAATGCCGGGATATGGCTTATATGATCGGGCATTAGGAATCAGCTATTTACAAGGATTGCATGAGGCAATCATCAAAAATGAGCGTAATTAA
- a CDS encoding PTS sugar transporter subunit IIA, whose product MLGIVIASHGALSTGLKDAAEVIMGATENIATVSLNQGEDIQKLGEKIKQAIQLVDQGNGVVVFVDLVSASPYNQALLTIRELEKEMQEKVYIVSGANLPMLLETINHQLLETPIEQVPETVITQGENGLGIWHVSMIETKADDDDDEF is encoded by the coding sequence ATGCTTGGAATCGTTATTGCGTCACATGGTGCGCTAAGCACTGGTTTAAAAGATGCGGCTGAAGTAATCATGGGAGCTACTGAAAATATTGCTACAGTCAGCTTGAATCAAGGAGAAGACATTCAAAAACTTGGAGAAAAAATCAAACAGGCGATACAGCTTGTTGATCAAGGAAATGGCGTTGTTGTCTTCGTTGATTTAGTGAGTGCGAGCCCGTACAATCAGGCACTGCTTACGATCAGAGAATTAGAAAAGGAAATGCAGGAAAAAGTCTATATCGTCAGCGGGGCTAATTTGCCGATGCTGCTTGAAACCATCAATCATCAGTTACTAGAGACGCCGATCGAACAGGTTCCGGAAACAGTCATTACACAAGGTGAAAATGGGTTAGGGATTTGGCATGTTTCGATGATTGAAACAAAAGCCGATGATGATGACGATGAGTTTTAA
- a CDS encoding PTS system mannose/fructose/N-acetylgalactosamine-transporter subunit IIB, which produces MGVINLARVDERLIHGQVMMTLSQKSGVNSIFVVDDVVAKDKFMRELYKSAGGRTGQKTIVITPDKAKFYWDEYNFKEYNCILITKTISVIYDLVTHGVPMKELNIGGIAQKDPEKDLLVTKSVYLNRSDAEKLKDLNENYGVEDIYFQATPSAPKSMLKEVLAKFNL; this is translated from the coding sequence ATGGGTGTTATCAATTTAGCTCGTGTAGATGAGCGCTTGATTCATGGACAAGTCATGATGACGTTATCACAAAAGAGCGGTGTAAATTCGATTTTTGTGGTGGATGATGTGGTTGCGAAAGATAAATTTATGCGTGAATTATATAAAAGTGCTGGGGGACGAACTGGACAAAAAACGATCGTCATTACACCAGATAAAGCCAAATTTTATTGGGATGAGTATAATTTTAAAGAATATAACTGCATTTTGATCACGAAAACGATCAGTGTGATTTATGATCTAGTCACACATGGCGTACCAATGAAGGAATTGAATATTGGTGGGATTGCTCAAAAAGATCCAGAAAAAGATTTATTAGTCACAAAATCCGTGTATCTGAATCGATCGGATGCAGAAAAATTAAAAGACTTGAATGAAAATTACGGTGTGGAAGATATCTATTTTCAAGCTACACCCTCAGCACCTAAATCAATGCTGAAGGAAGTTCTGGCAAAATTTAATTTATAA